A region of Labeo rohita strain BAU-BD-2019 chromosome 2, IGBB_LRoh.1.0, whole genome shotgun sequence DNA encodes the following proteins:
- the LOC127175245 gene encoding uncharacterized protein LOC127175245 isoform X1, with protein MDESTFETFEEELGKPLQEAPPQKPIRQVRTGGRAEMYAQRRVREEAPIVQQVPKMIPREHPVSSATATLRKALSIQNLTQIETPWEGVTLNRCLIAAITILLLSSGLQRIHDAVRGRKDVSEDLIALNDRHTLIKRGKITPHEPDTSLWDTLFWWIDDDDDDEGKSKRAARGKVSRSLRHRPLPDLRLLKKRDTRFTERRRRGKRDVDETKERLTKDKEIKSQEEEGQESGRRGGGHRTDEETKETSEREQAKT; from the exons ATGGACGAAAGCACCTTTGAGACATTTGAAGAAGAACTTGGTAAACCACTGCAAGAAGCTCCTCCTCAGAAACCTATCAGACAAGTGcgaacaggaggcagagcag AGATGTACGCTCAGAGGAGGGTGCGAGAG GAAGCTCCAATTGTCCAGCAGGTCCCGAAGATGATTCCACGGGAACATCCGGTCTCCAGTGCCA CAGCGACGTTACGCAAAGCTCTGTCCATCCAGAATCTGACACAGATCGAGACGCCGTGGGAAGGTGTGACGCTGAACAGGTGTTTAATCGCAGCCATAACCATCCTGCTGCTGAGCTCCGGTTTACAAAGAATACACG ACGCCGTCCGAGGCCGTAAAGACGTCAGTGAAGACCTCATAGCACTAAACGACAGACACACTCTGATTAAAAGAGGAAAAATAACACCACATGAG CCGGACACTTCCTTATGGGACACGTTGTTCTGGTggattgatgatgatgatgatgatgaaggtaAATCCAAGAGAGCGGCTCGTGGCAAAGTTTCCAGGAGCCTCAGACACCGGCCCCTTCCAGACCTCAGGCTCCTGAAGAAAAGAGACACGAGATTCACTGAGCGCAGAAGAAGAGGAAAACGAGACGTAGATGAGACTAAAGAGAGACTGACAAAAGACaaagagataaaaagtcaagAAGAAGAAGGTCAAGAAAgtggaagaagaggaggaggacaTAGAACAGATGAAGAAACCAAAGAAACCAGTGAAAGAGAACAAGCAAAAACctaa
- the LOC127175245 gene encoding uncharacterized protein LOC127175245 isoform X2 — MDESTFETFEEELGKPLQEAPPQKPIRQVRTGGRAEMYAQRRVREEAPIVQQVPKMIPREHPVSSATTLRKALSIQNLTQIETPWEGVTLNRCLIAAITILLLSSGLQRIHDAVRGRKDVSEDLIALNDRHTLIKRGKITPHEPDTSLWDTLFWWIDDDDDDEGKSKRAARGKVSRSLRHRPLPDLRLLKKRDTRFTERRRRGKRDVDETKERLTKDKEIKSQEEEGQESGRRGGGHRTDEETKETSEREQAKT; from the exons ATGGACGAAAGCACCTTTGAGACATTTGAAGAAGAACTTGGTAAACCACTGCAAGAAGCTCCTCCTCAGAAACCTATCAGACAAGTGcgaacaggaggcagagcag AGATGTACGCTCAGAGGAGGGTGCGAGAG GAAGCTCCAATTGTCCAGCAGGTCCCGAAGATGATTCCACGGGAACATCCGGTCTCCAGTGCCA CGACGTTACGCAAAGCTCTGTCCATCCAGAATCTGACACAGATCGAGACGCCGTGGGAAGGTGTGACGCTGAACAGGTGTTTAATCGCAGCCATAACCATCCTGCTGCTGAGCTCCGGTTTACAAAGAATACACG ACGCCGTCCGAGGCCGTAAAGACGTCAGTGAAGACCTCATAGCACTAAACGACAGACACACTCTGATTAAAAGAGGAAAAATAACACCACATGAG CCGGACACTTCCTTATGGGACACGTTGTTCTGGTggattgatgatgatgatgatgatgaaggtaAATCCAAGAGAGCGGCTCGTGGCAAAGTTTCCAGGAGCCTCAGACACCGGCCCCTTCCAGACCTCAGGCTCCTGAAGAAAAGAGACACGAGATTCACTGAGCGCAGAAGAAGAGGAAAACGAGACGTAGATGAGACTAAAGAGAGACTGACAAAAGACaaagagataaaaagtcaagAAGAAGAAGGTCAAGAAAgtggaagaagaggaggaggacaTAGAACAGATGAAGAAACCAAAGAAACCAGTGAAAGAGAACAAGCAAAAACctaa
- the sf3a2 gene encoding splicing factor 3A subunit 2, with the protein MDFQHRAGGKTGSGGVASASESNRDRRERLRQLALETIDINKDPYFMKNHLGSYECKLCLTLHNNEGSYLAHTQGKKHQTNLARRAAKEAKEAPAQPAPEKVKVEVKKFVKIGRPGYKVTKQRDPEIGQQSLLFQIDYPEIAEGIGPRHRFMSAYEQRIEPPDRRWQYLLFAAEPYETIAFKVPSREIDKAETRFWTHWNRETKQFFLQFHFKMEKALPAPPGQVASVGVKRPPSLITGLHAPTDSMPPPPPGGIHGMPPGAPVPPQMPPQMPPPGALPPHLRPPLPTDM; encoded by the exons ATGGATTTCCAGCACAGAGCTGGAGGGAAAACGGGCAGCGGTGGCGTCGCCTCCGCGTCCGAAAGCAACCGGGACCGGCGCGAGCGACTGCGGCAGCTGGCCCTTGAAACCATAGACATCAATAAAGATCCATACTTCATGAAAAACCACTTGGGCTCTTATGAGTGTAAACTGTGTCTCACGCTGCACAATAATGAG GGAAGTTATCTCGCTCACACACAGGGTAAAAAGCATCAGACTAACTT AGCAAGACGAGCTGCAAAAGAGGCAAAGGAAGCGCCAGCTCAACCTGCTCCAGAGAAAGTCAAAGTTGAAGTGAAGAAGTTTGTCAAGATCGGCAGACCGGGTTATAAAG TAACAAAACAAAGGGATCCAGAGATTGGACAACAAAGTCTGCTTTTCCAG ATTGATTACCCAGAGATAGCAGAAGGCATCGGGCCGAGGCATCGCTTCATGTCAGCGTATGAGCAGAGAATCGAACCTCCAGATCGTCGCTGGCAGTATTTGCTGTTCGCAGCTGAGCCGTATGAAACCATCGCATTCAAG GTCCCAAGTCGAGAGATCGACAAAGCAGAGACTCGTTTTTGGACGCACTGGAACAGGGAAACGAAACAA TTTTTTCTGCAGTTTCACTTTAAGATGGAGAAAGCTCTGCCCGCTCCACCGGGACAGGTGGCGTCGGTCGGCGTGAAGCGTCCGCCTTCGCTCATCACCGGCCTGCATGCGCCCACTGACTCCATGCCGCCCCCGCCGCCTGGAGGAATACACGGAATGCCCCCCGGAGCCCCCGTCCCACCACAGATGCCCCCACAAATGCCCCCTCCAGGTGCCCTGCCTCCTCACCTGAGGCCGCCGCTCCCCACCGACATGTAG